The window CCGACGAGGTGCTCTCCAAGGTCGGCACCCAGGTCACCACGCTGGGCGCCGACGGCGTACGCATCCGTCGTGCCGGCCAGGACGACATCGTCGTGGCGGCTGTGCAGGATGTGACGGCCGTCGAGCCGACCGGTGTGGGTGACGCATTCCGGGCCGGCTTCCTGGCCGCCCTGTCCTGGGGGCTGGAGTCGGAGCGCGCGGCCGAGGTCGGATGCGTGCTCGCGGCTTACGTCGTGGAGACGGTCGGCACTCAGGAGTACGCGTTCACGCACGAGGAGTTCGTGGCGCGGGTGCGCAATTCGTACGGCGACGCGTCCGCCGAGATCATCGCCGCTCACCTCTGAGGAGTCCGCAGCGATCACCGCCGGATCGACGTCAGGACACGCGCCTGACCCGATAGCGCGCCACTCCGTCGAGGGCAGCGTCCTCTCCGAGGTACTCCTGGCCACGCAGGCGACACCATGCGGGGATATCGACCCGGGCCGCTGGATCCTCGGCGATCACGGCGAGCGTCTCGCCGACACCCACCTCGTGGAGGCGCTTGGCCAGCTCGATGACGGGCAGTGGGCAGAGCATTCCTCGACAGTCGAGTTCTCGTTCGGTCACACCCCGGCCTCCCTGCGCAAAGTGGCGATGACCTCGGTGACGGCTGTGCAGAAGCTGCGACTTGGGCACGCGTCGTAGTGCGGCCCAACGACACGCGTACGTTGCCGTGCGTCAGCGCGCCCATCGCGGCCAGCACATGGCTGGGCTCCAGCGAGGACGCGGTGCAAGCAGAGCCACTGGCGACGCCGAAACCACGGCGGTCGAGCTCGCGCACCAACGCCTCGCCGTTGACATAGAGCGCGGAGAACGTCACCAGGTGGGGGAGCCGAGCGTCTGGGTGCCCCACGACGTCGACGTCGGGCACCTGCGCCATCCGGGTGCGGATCACGGCGGTCAGGTCGCGCTGTCGCGAGCCGACCTCCTCGCGCTCCGACACGACTGCTTGGAGCGCGGCTGCGGCGGCGAGAGCGGCCGGCACATTCTCGAATCCCGTCGTACGCGGGTCGGCGCGATCGTCGTCGGGAAACGGCGGGCGCCAACGCGTCCGCTGCCGTACGAGCAACACCCCCACGCCCGCCGGTCCGCCCCACTTGTGCGCCGAACCGGCCGCGCTGGCCCACCCGGACGGCAGTGGGAGTCGTCCCATCGACGCACACGCGTCCAGGAACAGCGGCGCTGGTGACGACGCGGCCAACTCGGCGACCGGTTGCACGGTGCCGACCTCGTGATTCGCGGTCTGGCAGGCGATCACGTCCGCCTCGGCGGGCATCGCCGACAACACGACCCGGCCCTCGCGGTCCACCGGCACACTCGTCGGATCGCCGCCCCAACGCGCGGCGTGGATCACCGACGAATGCTCCACGGCCGTGTGTGCGATGACCGCTCGTCGGGCGCCCGGCCGGACCAGACCCAGCAGTCCCAGACGTACGGCATGGGTTCCGCTCGGCGTGAAGGTCACCTCGTCGGGGCGTACGCCCAGAGCCGACGCGGTGACCTCGCGCGCGTTGTCCAGCAGCAACCGCGAATCGCGTCCACGCCGATGCAGCCGACGCGGGTCGGCATAGGCGCGATCGAGCGCGGCAAGGAGGACTTCGCGGGCCGCCGGGTGGAGTGGTTCACCCGACGCGGAGTCCAGATCGACGAAGTCGCTGTCCACGTTGTGGAACCTACCGGTCGAATTCGTCCAGACCCGCACCCCCGGTCCCTCTTATGGGCCTGGATTCCGCTAGTCTGCGCAAGAGTTAGGGCCGTACGAGAGAGAGGCTCCCTGTGGGCGTGCCTGTGGGTGTGCAATCAGCCAAGGAGATGACTCGTCGTTGGCGACGCCGGAGCACGGCGGTCGTCATCGGATTGTCGCTGCTGTTGCTGGCTGGTTGCTCCGAGGAAGACAAGAACCAACTGCGTCATTACGCCTTCCCAGGCGATGACCCGCGAAACGCCACGGCGCAATCGCACTACATCTTCGACCTCTGGAAATGGGGTTGGATCGCAGCGATGATCACCGGCGTCATCGTGTGGGCGCTGATCTTCTACGCGTGCTGGGCCTTCCGCCGCCGCAGCGACGACGAGATCCCGGTGCAGACGCGCTACAACCTGCCGCTGGAGATCTTCTACACGTTGGCGCCGGTCATCATGGTCGTCGTCTTCTTCTTCCACACCGTGCAGGCGCAAAACGGCATCCTCAAGGATGTCGAACCCGACAACACCGTCGAGGTCGTCGGCTTCCAGTGGAGTTGGACGTTCAACTATCCCGATCAGCCAGCCGGTGAAGGCAAGAACATCTGGGAGTCCGGTGTGGCGGGTCCGCTGCCGACGCTCTACTTGCCGGTCAACGAGACCACGCAGTTCAACCTGAACTCGCCTGACGTCGTGCACTCCTTCTGGATCCCTGGCTTCCTGATGAAGATGGATGTCATTCCTGGCAAGGTCAACCACTTCCAGGTGAAGCCGCAGCAGATCGGTGAGTTCGCCGGCAAGTGCGCTGAGTTGTGTGGTGTCTCGCACTCTCGGATGCTGTTCAACGTCAAGGTCGTCTCGCGTGCCGACTTCGACGCCTACCTCGAGAAGCAGGCTGCGGCGGGCAACACCTCCGACGAGCCGATCCTCGGCAACCCGCACGTCATCACCCAGGCTGGGCTCAAGACCGACGAGTCAGGAGCAGAAGAGTGACCGCCACCGCTGCCACGCCGACCACCACGTCGGCCGCACCTACCAAGGGTCAGCAGGTCGTACGCCTGCTCACCACGACCGACCACAAACTGATCGGCAAGCTCTATCTGGTCACGGCCTTCTCGTGGTTCCTGATCGCCGGTGTGATGGCGCTGATCATGCGCAGCGAGTTGGCGTTCCCCGAGAACCAGCTCGTCAGCGACGAGGTCTTCAACCAACTCTTCACCATGCACGGCACGATCATGTTGCTGATGTTCGCGACGCCGTTGTTCTTCGGCTTCGCCAACGTGCTGATGCCGTTGCAGATCGGTGCGCCCAACGTCGCGTTCCCGCGCCTGAACATGCTGTCGTACTGGCTCTACCTCTTCGGTGGCCTGATCGCGGCGTCAGGCTTCCTGACCCCGGGCGGTGCGGCCAGTTTCGGCTGGTTTGCCTACACCCCGCTGTCGGATGCCGTACGTTCGCCGGGCGTCGGCGGTGACCTGTGGATCATGGGGCTGTGGATGGCCGGTCTCGGCACGATCCTCGGTGGCGTCAACTTCATCACCACGATCATCTGCATGCGAGCCCCCGGTATGACCATGTTCCGGATGCCGATCTTCACCTGGAACACGCTGGTTACCAGCCTCCTCGTGCTGATCATCTTCCCGATCCTGGCCGCCGCGTTGCTGGCCCTGGAGGCCGACCGCCAGCTCGGGGCGCACGTCTTCGACCCCTCGCACGGTGGCCCGATCCTGTGGCAGCACCTGTTCTGGTTCTTCGGTCACCCTGAGGTATACGTCCTGGCGATCCCGTTCTTCGGTGTGGTGTCCGAGATCATCCCGGTCTTCAGCCGCAAGCCGATCTTCGGCTACGTCGGCCTGGTCGGCGCGACGCTGGCCATCGCGATGCTGTCCGTGGCCGTGTGGGCCCACCACATGTTCGTCACCGGTTCTGTGGACCTGGCGTTCTTCTCCGGCATGACGTTCTTGATCGCGGTGCCCACGGGGGTGAAGTTCTTCAACTGGATCGGCACCATGTGGGGCGGCTCCCTGTCGTTCGACACTCCGATGCTGTGGACGGTCGGCTTCTTGACCACCTTCTTGTTCGGTGGTCTTACCGGTGTCATCTTGGCGTCGCCGCCGCTGGACTTCCACGTGTCCGACTCCTACTTCGTGGTGGCGCACTTCCACTACGTCGTCTTCGGCACCGTGGTGTTCGCGATGTTTGCGGGCTTCTACTTCTGGTGGCCCAAGATGACGGGGCGGATGCTCGACGAGAAGCTCGGCAAGATCCACTTCTGGCTGCTGTTCTTCGGCTTCCACCTGACGTTCTTGATCCAGCACTGGCTCGGGGTCGAGGGCATGCCGCGTCGTTACGCGGACTACCTGCCCAGCGACGGGTTCACGCTGCTCAACCAGATCTCGACGGTCGGCTCGTTCCTGCTGGCGCTGTCGTCCCTGCCGTTCTTCCTCAACGTCTACAAGTCGCGCAATGCGCCGCTCGTGGGCGTGGACGACCCGTGGGGCTGGGGACGCTCGCTCGAATGGGCCACGAGTTGCCCGCCGCCGCGTCACAACTTCCACACGCTCCCGCGGATCCGTTCGGAGTCGCCTGCCTTCGATCTGCACCACCCCGAAGTGGCTGCGCTCGAGTTGGAGCAGAACGACGCCGCTCGCCACGGTGACCCCGCGGACGCACCGGAGATGGCGGGCCGCGAGGACATGCTCGAAGGCCGCACCGGCCATGAGATCGCTGACGATTCGGAGGACAACCGCTGATGAAGATCGAGACCTGGATCTTCACGATCACCGCAGGATTCTTCCTGCTGGTCACCCCGGGGTACTGGCTGGCCACGGCCGCAAGCGCCGGTGAGCGCGGCGGTGCGCTCTCGGGCGGTGGCGACTGGACCGGCACTGTGGCACTCGCCATGACGTTCCTGCTCGCCGCCATGGTCGCTCTCTATCTGGGCTTCCATGCTCGTCAGATGGACGAGCGTCCAGAGGACAACAAGCAGGGCGAGATCGCCGACGGCGCTGGGGAGCTCGGGTTCTTCCCGCCGTACTCCTGGTGGCCGTTGTGGTGCGCGCTGTCGCTGGGCGTCATCGTGCTCGGCATTGCGGTTGGTGCCTGGTGGATGGTGATCATCGGCTTCGGTCTCGGTGGCCTCGCGCTCAGTGGCCTGGTGTTCGAGTACTACCGCGGCGAACACGCGCACTGAAACCTCATCGACGCAACGCCCGAGCTACGGCTCGGGCGTTGCGCATTTGTGGTGCGGGTAGGGCGTGGTCACGATGACCGCCCGGGCGCGCTGGAATCGGCGGCAGCGGCAACATCGCCGCCCGGTCGGCGTCAATCAAATCGCTCGGCGCGGCCTTGATCGTGCGGACCGTCCGGGCGTTCGCCTGGCCCAGCCAGTCGGTGAACTGGGTGTTGAAGTCGGCCGGTGAGGTGAACGTGCGACCTGGCATAAAGGAGGTCTCGAACCAGCCGTTGCGGCGTTCCACCACGCCCTTGGACTCAGGGTCTCGCGGCGGCAGCAACACGAGCTTGGTGGCCAGGGTGCCCATGAACGCGGCGACACCCTCGGCGCGACGTGGGCCGCGCCCGATGCCGGGCTCGTTGTCCCAGATCAGCCGCCGCGGGACCCGGCCCAGTTGCTGGATCAGCTCCCACGAGCCCAGCAGCAGGTCCTCGGTCTTCCGCGTCGGGATCATCCGTGCGGTCACGAACCGCGAATGTGCCGCAGTGATCACCAGCACCGGCAACAGCTTCGTGGTGCCATCCTCGAGCGGGATCTTCCTGGGCGGGAACCACAGATCGCACTGCGCCGCGTCACCCGCAGTCCAAGTGATCCGATCCGCGGGGTCGACGGGGCGGTGCTCGGGACGCAGCCGCCGCACGTTCTCGCTGAACCACCGGATCGAGCCCGTCCAGCCCACCCGCTCGGCCAGCACCGTGGCCGGCATG of the Nocardioides sp. genome contains:
- a CDS encoding sulfurtransferase TusA family protein; this translates as MLCPLPVIELAKRLHEVGVGETLAVIAEDPAARVDIPAWCRLRGQEYLGEDAALDGVARYRVRRVS
- the coxB gene encoding cytochrome c oxidase subunit II, translated to MTRRWRRRSTAVVIGLSLLLLAGCSEEDKNQLRHYAFPGDDPRNATAQSHYIFDLWKWGWIAAMITGVIVWALIFYACWAFRRRSDDEIPVQTRYNLPLEIFYTLAPVIMVVVFFFHTVQAQNGILKDVEPDNTVEVVGFQWSWTFNYPDQPAGEGKNIWESGVAGPLPTLYLPVNETTQFNLNSPDVVHSFWIPGFLMKMDVIPGKVNHFQVKPQQIGEFAGKCAELCGVSHSRMLFNVKVVSRADFDAYLEKQAAAGNTSDEPILGNPHVITQAGLKTDESGAEE
- the ctaD gene encoding cytochrome c oxidase subunit I, encoding MTATAATPTTTSAAPTKGQQVVRLLTTTDHKLIGKLYLVTAFSWFLIAGVMALIMRSELAFPENQLVSDEVFNQLFTMHGTIMLLMFATPLFFGFANVLMPLQIGAPNVAFPRLNMLSYWLYLFGGLIAASGFLTPGGAASFGWFAYTPLSDAVRSPGVGGDLWIMGLWMAGLGTILGGVNFITTIICMRAPGMTMFRMPIFTWNTLVTSLLVLIIFPILAAALLALEADRQLGAHVFDPSHGGPILWQHLFWFFGHPEVYVLAIPFFGVVSEIIPVFSRKPIFGYVGLVGATLAIAMLSVAVWAHHMFVTGSVDLAFFSGMTFLIAVPTGVKFFNWIGTMWGGSLSFDTPMLWTVGFLTTFLFGGLTGVILASPPLDFHVSDSYFVVAHFHYVVFGTVVFAMFAGFYFWWPKMTGRMLDEKLGKIHFWLLFFGFHLTFLIQHWLGVEGMPRRYADYLPSDGFTLLNQISTVGSFLLALSSLPFFLNVYKSRNAPLVGVDDPWGWGRSLEWATSCPPPRHNFHTLPRIRSESPAFDLHHPEVAALELEQNDAARHGDPADAPEMAGREDMLEGRTGHEIADDSEDNR
- a CDS encoding cytochrome c oxidase subunit 4: MKIETWIFTITAGFFLLVTPGYWLATAASAGERGGALSGGGDWTGTVALAMTFLLAAMVALYLGFHARQMDERPEDNKQGEIADGAGELGFFPPYSWWPLWCALSLGVIVLGIAVGAWWMVIIGFGLGGLALSGLVFEYYRGEHAH
- the istA gene encoding IS21 family transposase; the protein is MITLEDWALIRRLAADGVPKARIAERLGISRTTVIKAVNSDAPPRYVRTPGPTSFTEYEPHVRALLIEVPDMPATVLAERVGWTGSIRWFSENVRRLRPEHRPVDPADRITWTAGDAAQCDLWFPPRKIPLEDGTTKLLPVLVITAAHSRFVTARMIPTRKTEDLLLGSWELIQQLGRVPRRLIWDNEPGIGRGPRRAEGVAAFMGTLATKLVLLPPRDPESKGVVERRNGWFETSFMPGRTFTSPADFNTQFTDWLGQANARTVRTIKAAPSDLIDADRAAMLPLPPIPARPGGHRDHALPAPQMRNARAVARALRR